Proteins co-encoded in one Haloarcula sp. DT43 genomic window:
- the truD gene encoding tRNA pseudouridine(13) synthase TruD, producing MQAAHPIERAVGMEYYVSDADGVGGRLRASPADFRVRELEAFDTEPVDADTGAYPHLVFRAELRNWETNDFASELSDRLGISRERVSWAGTKDKRAVTTQLFSVKGVAAEDLPEIGGTDIEVVGRAGRPILFGDLAGNAFEIVVRETENADAAASVVADLQAFATGDDPTAGEGGETALPDGETTVGVPNYFGQQRFGSRRPVTHEVGLAIARGEWEDAVLAYVGNPHEREPESTREARAYVDETRDWAGALDRLPGALGYERSICHRLVENGAAEPADFRDALEALPSNLQSLFVNAAQSYVFNRILSERLERGLPFDRPVEGDVVCFRDGDAPEDFPIPDADRTQEVTAKRLSTVERHCERGRAFVTAPLVGTDTELGGGEPGDIARGVLDDLGLERGDFDLPGAFDSDGTRRAILLRTDLGVDRAGDDLTFSFSLPKGSYATVLLREFRKGDPDA from the coding sequence ATGCAAGCGGCCCACCCCATCGAGCGAGCGGTCGGCATGGAGTACTACGTCAGCGACGCCGACGGGGTAGGCGGCCGTCTCCGCGCCTCCCCGGCCGACTTCCGGGTCCGGGAACTGGAGGCGTTCGATACCGAACCGGTCGACGCCGACACCGGCGCGTACCCGCATCTCGTCTTCCGGGCGGAGCTTCGCAACTGGGAGACCAACGACTTCGCCAGCGAGCTATCGGACCGACTGGGCATCTCCCGCGAGCGGGTGTCGTGGGCGGGGACGAAGGACAAGCGCGCGGTCACGACCCAGCTGTTCTCGGTGAAAGGCGTCGCGGCCGAGGACCTGCCGGAAATCGGCGGCACGGACATCGAGGTCGTCGGCCGCGCCGGCCGTCCCATCCTCTTTGGCGACCTGGCCGGCAACGCCTTCGAAATCGTCGTCCGGGAGACCGAGAACGCCGACGCCGCCGCGAGCGTCGTGGCGGACCTTCAGGCGTTCGCCACCGGGGACGACCCGACCGCGGGCGAGGGCGGCGAAACCGCCCTCCCGGACGGTGAGACAACGGTCGGCGTGCCCAACTACTTCGGTCAGCAGCGGTTCGGGTCGCGCCGGCCGGTCACCCACGAGGTCGGGCTGGCTATCGCCCGCGGCGAGTGGGAGGACGCGGTCCTGGCCTACGTCGGGAACCCCCACGAGCGCGAACCGGAGTCGACCCGAGAGGCGCGCGCGTACGTCGACGAAACCCGCGACTGGGCCGGCGCGCTGGACAGGCTCCCGGGGGCGCTGGGCTACGAACGCTCCATCTGTCACCGGCTGGTCGAGAACGGGGCAGCGGAGCCGGCGGACTTCCGCGACGCCTTGGAGGCCCTGCCGTCGAACCTCCAGTCGCTGTTCGTCAACGCCGCTCAGTCGTACGTCTTCAACCGCATCCTCTCGGAGCGGCTGGAGCGGGGGCTCCCCTTCGACCGGCCGGTCGAGGGCGACGTGGTCTGTTTCCGGGACGGCGACGCCCCCGAGGACTTCCCGATTCCCGACGCCGACCGCACCCAGGAGGTCACGGCAAAGCGGCTCTCGACCGTCGAGCGCCACTGCGAGCGCGGGCGGGCCTTCGTCACGGCGCCGCTGGTCGGGACCGACACCGAACTCGGCGGCGGCGAACCGGGCGACATCGCCCGCGGGGTCCTCGACGACCTCGGGCTCGAACGCGGCGACTTCGACCTCCCCGGCGCGTTCGACAGCGACGGGACGCGCCGCGCGATACTGCTCCGGACCGACCTCGGCGTCGACCGTGCCGGCGACGACCTGACGTTCTCCTTCTCGTTGCCGAAGGGGAGCTACGCGACGGTCCT
- a CDS encoding thiamine-phosphate synthase family protein, whose translation MTLQLPSEIVVERFLPTARAMLATELDEKGWTQQDIADQLGVTQAAVSKYASGSVTVEERFREDARMRQTIERIADGLAAGEMDEYAVLGELLALVREFEDRGPICAVHEEEMPALRGLGCDLCVRGTDTAVLEERAVLSSVRRATRLLADSAVVDAIPNVGMNVGMALPDAEDALDVAAVPGRIHDLRGRVNVPSNPEFGASEHVARTILAASAVDPTRRAALNLVTDEAVLDAARERGVEPLEFDAGYEDRADRLEAAFRERSAVPRVIYHTGAFGIEPITYVFGETADEAAEFAVDLLDAAGA comes from the coding sequence ATGACACTGCAGTTGCCGAGCGAAATCGTGGTCGAGCGGTTCCTCCCGACCGCCCGGGCGATGCTCGCGACGGAGCTCGACGAGAAGGGGTGGACCCAGCAGGACATCGCCGACCAGCTCGGGGTGACACAGGCCGCGGTGAGCAAGTACGCCAGCGGCTCGGTCACCGTCGAGGAGCGGTTCCGGGAGGACGCCCGGATGCGACAGACCATCGAGCGCATCGCCGACGGCCTGGCCGCGGGCGAGATGGACGAGTACGCGGTGCTCGGCGAACTGCTCGCGCTGGTCCGGGAGTTCGAGGACCGCGGCCCCATCTGTGCGGTCCACGAGGAGGAGATGCCGGCGCTACGGGGGCTGGGCTGTGACCTCTGCGTTCGCGGGACCGACACCGCGGTGCTGGAGGAGCGGGCTGTCCTGTCGTCGGTCCGGCGGGCGACCCGCCTGCTGGCGGACAGCGCCGTCGTCGACGCCATCCCGAACGTGGGGATGAACGTCGGCATGGCCCTGCCGGACGCCGAGGACGCCCTCGACGTGGCGGCGGTCCCCGGACGGATTCACGACCTCCGGGGGCGGGTCAACGTCCCGTCGAACCCGGAGTTCGGGGCGTCGGAACACGTCGCCCGGACGATTCTGGCCGCGTCTGCGGTCGACCCCACGCGCCGGGCGGCGCTCAATCTCGTGACCGACGAGGCGGTCCTCGATGCGGCCCGCGAACGGGGCGTCGAGCCGCTGGAGTTCGACGCCGGCTACGAGGACCGGGCCGACCGCCTCGAAGCGGCGTTCCGGGAGCGGAGCGCGGTCCCCCGGGTCATCTACCACACCGGCGCGTTCGGTATCGAACCGATAACCTACGTCTTCGGCGAGACGGCGGACGAGGCCGCCGAGTTCGCGGTCGACCTCCTCGACGCGGCCGGCGCGTAG
- the tenA gene encoding thiaminase II: MAFSDHLLDIGESIWAAQKAHPFVTELAHGTLDESAFEHWVKQDYRYLQDYARLFALAGATARDESTMAHLLGVAHQVLDTEMDLHREFAADYGVSEADLESTEKAPTCLAYTNFLVRTAYEGHEAEIAAALYPCMQGYLDVAAHMADLAEEEHRYTPFIEQYTGAEFREATEWCRAYVDRCGERYPGQHDAMEAAFLTSAKLEHRFWEMAYTREGWAL; the protein is encoded by the coding sequence ATGGCGTTCAGCGACCACCTGCTCGACATCGGCGAAAGCATCTGGGCGGCACAGAAGGCGCACCCGTTCGTCACCGAACTGGCCCACGGGACGCTCGACGAGTCGGCGTTCGAGCACTGGGTGAAACAGGACTACCGGTACCTGCAGGACTACGCGCGACTGTTCGCGCTCGCGGGGGCGACGGCGCGCGACGAGTCGACGATGGCGCACCTGCTCGGCGTCGCCCACCAAGTGCTCGACACCGAGATGGACCTCCACCGGGAGTTCGCGGCCGACTACGGCGTCTCCGAGGCCGACCTGGAGTCGACCGAGAAGGCCCCGACCTGTCTGGCGTACACGAACTTCCTCGTCCGGACGGCCTACGAGGGCCACGAGGCCGAAATCGCCGCGGCGCTGTACCCCTGCATGCAGGGCTACCTCGACGTGGCCGCCCACATGGCCGACCTGGCCGAGGAGGAGCACCGCTACACGCCGTTCATCGAGCAGTACACCGGCGCGGAGTTCCGCGAGGCGACCGAGTGGTGTCGGGCCTACGTCGACCGCTGTGGCGAGCGCTATCCCGGCCAGCACGACGCCATGGAGGCGGCGTTCCTGACGAGCGCGAAGCTCGAACACCGGTTCTGGGAGATGGCCTACACGCGGGAGGGGTGGGCGCTATGA
- a CDS encoding sodium:solute symporter family transporter, which produces MVSSTVALGLTAATVLVFTGVGLLAARGRIDSVESYISARDSAGSGTLAATVIASMMGVWILLSPAEAGAAFGGLPAVLGYAIGSAIPLALFVPVGARIREVMPAGHSLTEFAYARFGTGMYLLVLVVSVFYMFIFLAAEMTGIAGALALVADVPLWQTSLLVGGFVLVYTTYGGLLASIVTDTVQTLVILPLLAVGFGGALLSLGGTSGLHATVVSADPTLLDPGFGPGLEFGLYVAFALLGANMLNQGVWQRVYAADGERTLRRGLGIAAVVVVPMLLLSGLFGIAAAGLGLTESGSASIAFFLVVAKAFPAWVTLAVVVLAVLLVMSSADTMFNAIASVVTADLARLLDDPDQRTLWLGGRGLTVGVALAAMAIGAQGYSVLQLFLTADLLAAAVFVPFLAGLYTERLTGPGAMVSGVAGLVVGFAYFPSLRGLVTTVPVVGSVLPAPSFLTAFAGATLVSAALTAVATLLGGADADLDDLGREVRALDDPVADGGSER; this is translated from the coding sequence ATGGTCTCCTCGACCGTGGCGCTCGGCCTGACCGCGGCCACAGTCCTCGTGTTCACCGGCGTCGGCCTCCTGGCCGCGCGCGGCCGCATCGACTCGGTGGAGTCGTACATCTCGGCGCGTGACTCGGCCGGCAGCGGGACCCTCGCCGCGACGGTCATCGCGTCGATGATGGGCGTCTGGATTCTGCTGAGCCCAGCCGAGGCCGGGGCCGCTTTCGGCGGGTTGCCCGCCGTCCTGGGCTACGCCATCGGCAGCGCGATTCCGCTCGCGCTCTTCGTGCCGGTCGGCGCTCGCATCCGCGAGGTGATGCCCGCGGGCCACTCGCTGACCGAGTTCGCCTACGCCCGCTTTGGCACCGGGATGTACCTGCTCGTCCTGGTCGTCTCGGTGTTCTACATGTTCATCTTCCTCGCCGCGGAGATGACCGGCATCGCCGGCGCGCTCGCGCTCGTCGCGGACGTGCCGCTCTGGCAGACCTCGCTGCTCGTCGGGGGGTTCGTCCTCGTCTACACGACCTACGGCGGCCTGCTCGCCAGCATCGTCACCGACACCGTCCAGACGCTGGTCATCCTGCCGCTCCTGGCCGTCGGCTTCGGCGGCGCGCTGCTCTCGCTGGGCGGGACGAGCGGGCTCCACGCGACGGTGGTGTCGGCCGACCCGACGCTGCTCGACCCCGGGTTCGGTCCCGGACTGGAGTTCGGCCTGTACGTCGCGTTCGCCCTCCTCGGTGCGAACATGCTGAACCAGGGCGTCTGGCAGCGGGTGTACGCCGCCGACGGCGAACGCACCTTGCGGCGCGGGCTGGGCATCGCCGCCGTCGTGGTCGTCCCGATGCTCCTGCTCTCCGGGCTGTTCGGCATCGCCGCGGCGGGGCTCGGCCTCACCGAATCGGGCTCCGCGAGCATCGCCTTCTTCCTCGTGGTCGCGAAGGCGTTCCCCGCGTGGGTGACCCTCGCCGTCGTCGTCCTCGCCGTGTTGCTGGTGATGAGCTCCGCCGACACGATGTTCAACGCCATCGCCAGCGTCGTCACCGCCGACCTCGCCCGACTGCTCGACGACCCCGACCAGCGGACCCTCTGGCTGGGCGGGCGCGGGCTGACAGTCGGCGTCGCCCTCGCCGCGATGGCCATCGGCGCACAGGGGTACAGCGTCCTCCAGTTGTTCCTGACTGCCGACCTGCTGGCCGCCGCTGTCTTCGTCCCGTTCCTCGCCGGTCTCTACACCGAGCGGCTCACCGGCCCGGGCGCGATGGTCTCGGGGGTCGCCGGCCTGGTCGTCGGCTTCGCGTACTTCCCGTCGCTGCGTGGCCTGGTCACAACAGTCCCGGTCGTCGGCAGCGTCCTCCCAGCGCCGTCGTTCCTGACCGCCTTCGCCGGCGCGACGCTGGTCTCGGCCGCACTCACCGCCGTGGCGACGCTACTGGGCGGGGCCGACGCCGACCTCGACGACCTCGGTCGGGAGGTCCGGGCGCTCGACGACCCGGTGGCCGACGGGGGGTCCGAGCGATGA
- a CDS encoding C-terminal binding protein yields the protein MSYRVIVSDTKVMDEETRTAVLDAVDATVETTGAKEPAAVARAVDGADALVVDAGTQVTAEVVDAADSLKVVGRAGIGVDNIDVRAAVDAGVTVVNVPAYSVEEVSTHAFALTLACLRKIPTFDRSVKSGEWEWSVGQPMHRIAGSTVGLVAFGKLARRFAAKLRGFDVDVIAYDPYVPEYRMGDLGVESVTLETLLAESDVVSLHAPLTDETRGLVDADALDRMADDALLVNTARGGLVDEAALYDALVSGDLGGAGLDVREAEPPGESSLHDLDSVVCSPHVAWYSEESRVEVTETVVEDVVRALRGEEPENPVDPETGWF from the coding sequence ATGTCGTATCGAGTCATCGTCTCCGACACCAAGGTGATGGACGAGGAGACGCGGACGGCGGTACTGGACGCGGTCGACGCGACCGTCGAGACGACGGGGGCCAAGGAGCCGGCGGCCGTCGCACGCGCGGTCGACGGCGCGGACGCGCTGGTCGTCGACGCCGGCACGCAGGTCACGGCCGAGGTCGTCGACGCCGCCGACTCGCTCAAAGTGGTGGGTCGGGCCGGCATCGGCGTGGACAACATCGACGTGCGGGCGGCGGTCGACGCCGGCGTGACGGTCGTCAACGTCCCCGCGTACTCCGTCGAGGAGGTATCGACCCACGCGTTCGCGCTCACGCTCGCCTGCCTGCGGAAGATACCGACGTTCGACCGGTCGGTGAAAAGCGGCGAGTGGGAGTGGTCAGTCGGCCAGCCGATGCATCGCATCGCCGGCAGCACCGTCGGCCTCGTCGCCTTCGGCAAACTGGCGAGGCGGTTCGCCGCGAAGCTCCGGGGTTTCGACGTGGACGTAATCGCCTACGACCCGTACGTCCCCGAGTATCGGATGGGCGACCTCGGCGTCGAATCGGTCACGTTGGAGACGCTGCTGGCCGAGTCCGACGTCGTCTCGCTGCACGCGCCGCTGACCGACGAGACGCGGGGGCTGGTCGACGCGGACGCCCTCGACCGCATGGCCGACGACGCGTTGCTCGTGAACACGGCTCGGGGCGGGCTGGTCGACGAGGCGGCGCTGTACGACGCGCTCGTCAGCGGGGACCTCGGCGGGGCCGGACTGGACGTACGCGAGGCCGAGCCTCCGGGGGAGTCGTCGCTGCACGACCTCGACAGCGTCGTCTGCAGCCCCCACGTCGCGTGGTACTCCGAGGAGTCCCGGGTCGAGGTGACAGAGACCGTCGTCGAGGACGTCGTCCGGGCCCTGCGGGGCGAGGAGCCCGAAAACCCCGTCGACCCCGAGACCGGCTGGTTCTGA
- a CDS encoding TenA family protein: MTTEAYAAYADRVTDPQFTDWLRERNQPDWDAAVGHRFVEELGAGTLDEGAFAHYLVQDYAFVGELVGTFGHAVGQAPDMAAKRRLVEFLDTVTDEEDDYFERSFAALGVDEPDWQDPEPTPTTAAFVDLLGRAAREGGYAETLAVLVPAEWIYESWATAAAAAHGDPGGPPSAGTGLPFYFAEWVDLHAVEPFVAFVDWLRGELDAVGPTLSPRRAARVASLFERTVALERQFFETAYDAADSEVSP, translated from the coding sequence ATGACGACCGAGGCGTACGCGGCCTACGCCGACCGCGTCACGGACCCCCAGTTCACCGATTGGCTCCGCGAGCGGAATCAGCCCGACTGGGACGCCGCCGTCGGGCACCGATTCGTCGAAGAACTCGGGGCCGGCACGCTCGACGAGGGCGCGTTCGCACACTACCTGGTGCAGGACTACGCCTTCGTCGGCGAACTCGTCGGGACGTTCGGCCACGCGGTCGGACAGGCTCCGGACATGGCGGCCAAGCGCCGCCTCGTCGAGTTCCTCGATACCGTGACCGACGAGGAAGACGACTACTTCGAGCGCTCCTTCGCGGCGCTGGGGGTCGACGAACCGGACTGGCAGGACCCCGAGCCGACGCCGACGACGGCGGCGTTCGTCGACCTGCTGGGCCGGGCCGCGCGGGAGGGCGGCTACGCGGAGACGCTGGCCGTGCTCGTCCCCGCCGAGTGGATATACGAGTCGTGGGCGACGGCGGCCGCCGCGGCGCACGGCGACCCGGGCGGCCCGCCCAGCGCCGGGACGGGGCTGCCCTTCTACTTCGCCGAGTGGGTGGACCTCCACGCGGTCGAGCCGTTCGTCGCGTTCGTCGACTGGCTCCGGGGCGAACTCGACGCCGTCGGCCCGACGCTCTCGCCGCGGCGGGCGGCCCGCGTCGCGTCGCTGTTCGAGCGCACGGTCGCGCTCGAACGGCAGTTCTTCGAGACGGCCTACGACGCGGCCGACAGCGAGGTGAGCCCGTAG
- a CDS encoding MFS transporter, whose translation MAPETGAEEDVDLLDSFRQFFALERDVLVLSLSMLAFSLAFQMTSRYVPEYMRLLGASAGVIGLYGSVGNLISAVYPYPGGAVSDRVGSRLALTAFATLATAGFGVWYLASVVGDIALGTVTLPAWTLVFVGLFLAQAWKSFGLGATFAIVKQSVPPERLAMGFASTEVFRRIGFLLGPLAAAALLATTATFVGGFQRVLAVALACGLVATVAQHVLYDASEDTLGKSFEGIDQIRADLRTMPATLRPLLVADTFVRFANGMVYVFFVIVVTEFLSVGFTGFGVQLRPDAFFGVLLGVEMVVAILSMAPVAKLSEWAGLKPAVALGFLVYAVFPLLLVFAPGDQWVLVLLFAFSGLRFAGLPAHKALIVGPAERDTGGRVTGTYYLIRNTLVIPSAALGGWLYGSEWVVAVGEATLRAGPELAFGVATAVGLAGVAYFVAFGREFEAYN comes from the coding sequence ATGGCACCCGAGACGGGGGCCGAGGAGGACGTGGACCTGCTCGACTCCTTCCGGCAGTTCTTCGCGCTGGAGCGGGACGTGCTTGTGTTGTCGCTGTCCATGCTCGCGTTCAGCCTCGCGTTCCAGATGACGAGCCGGTACGTCCCCGAGTACATGCGGCTCTTGGGGGCCAGCGCGGGCGTCATCGGCCTGTACGGCAGCGTCGGGAACCTCATCAGCGCGGTGTACCCCTACCCCGGCGGGGCGGTGTCCGACCGCGTCGGCTCGCGGCTGGCGCTGACCGCCTTCGCGACGCTTGCGACGGCCGGCTTCGGCGTCTGGTACCTCGCCTCCGTCGTCGGCGACATCGCGCTCGGGACGGTGACGCTGCCGGCCTGGACGCTCGTGTTCGTCGGCCTCTTTCTGGCACAGGCTTGGAAGTCCTTCGGGCTGGGTGCGACCTTCGCCATCGTCAAACAGAGCGTCCCGCCCGAGCGGCTGGCGATGGGGTTTGCCAGCACGGAGGTGTTCCGCCGCATCGGCTTCCTGCTCGGGCCGCTGGCCGCCGCGGCGCTGCTCGCCACGACCGCGACGTTCGTCGGGGGCTTCCAGCGCGTGCTGGCGGTCGCGCTGGCCTGTGGCCTCGTCGCCACCGTCGCCCAGCACGTCCTCTACGACGCCAGCGAGGACACGCTCGGGAAGTCCTTCGAGGGCATCGACCAGATACGCGCCGACCTGCGGACGATGCCGGCGACGCTCCGCCCGCTCCTGGTCGCGGACACGTTCGTCCGCTTCGCCAACGGGATGGTGTACGTCTTCTTCGTCATCGTCGTCACGGAGTTCCTCTCGGTCGGGTTCACCGGCTTCGGCGTCCAGTTGCGCCCCGACGCCTTCTTCGGCGTCCTGCTCGGCGTCGAGATGGTCGTCGCCATCCTCTCGATGGCCCCCGTGGCGAAACTCTCCGAGTGGGCCGGCCTCAAGCCCGCCGTCGCACTGGGCTTTCTCGTCTACGCCGTGTTCCCGCTCTTGCTCGTCTTCGCGCCGGGCGACCAGTGGGTCCTGGTGCTCCTGTTCGCGTTCTCGGGACTGCGGTTTGCCGGCCTGCCCGCCCACAAGGCGCTCATCGTCGGCCCCGCCGAACGGGACACCGGCGGTCGCGTCACCGGGACCTACTACCTGATTCGGAACACGCTGGTCATCCCGAGCGCCGCGCTCGGGGGCTGGCTGTACGGCAGCGAGTGGGTCGTCGCCGTCGGTGAGGCGACGCTACGGGCCGGCCCCGAACTCGCCTTCGGCGTCGCTACCGCCGTCGGGCTGGCCGGCGTCGCCTACTTCGTCGCCTTCGGTCGGGAGTTCGAGGCGTACAACTAG